One Aegilops tauschii subsp. strangulata cultivar AL8/78 chromosome 7, Aet v6.0, whole genome shotgun sequence genomic window carries:
- the LOC109738332 gene encoding L-type lectin-domain containing receptor kinase IX.1-like: MEDLGLYAHTHYLGLTREHEGLWAPRFRRLLAGAGGQQEAGVPSIITREKFDAMLSNRSKGSCEGGAFYTYDAFVKAASNFPAFGNTGDDKTRRRELAAFFGQTSHETVVNGYSDFNYRQAGEALGLDLLDNPDMVSTDPVVAFKTAIWWWMTPQAPKPSCHAVMTDGWTPSAQDVDTGMLPGYGMTTNIFNGSAECGKGYRTPQAMDRAGFFDDNQSMEDDFEKGTAPKRFCYSDLAMAIDNFSDDKKLGQGGFGSVYKGFLKELNLHVAIKRVSKGSKQGRKEYASEVRVISRLRHKNLVQLIGWCHGGRELLLVYELMPNGSLDRHLYAANNVMLPWSVRHEIVFGLGSALLYLHQEWEQCVLHRDIKPSNVMLDASFNTKLGDFGLARLVEHGQGSLTTTHAGTMGYMDPECMITCRANTESDVYSFGVVLLEIACGRRPVVVVQQQEEDDDEDAVHLAQWVWSSYGRGKILDAADTRLGGEFDAQEMECVLIVGLWCAQLDLKLRPSMRQALNVLRFEAPLPPLPSRMLAASYMPPVSATESCTSSPTVTRHVNGIMCTSLGAATARPPLSRA, encoded by the exons ATGGAGGACCTCGGGCTCTACGCGCACACTCACTACCTTG GCCTCACGCGCGAACATGAGGGTCTTTGGGCTCCTCGCTTTCGCCGGCTGCTCGCGGGTGCCGGCGGGCAGCAGGAGGCCGGCGTGCCGTCGATCATCACCCGGGAGAAGTTCGACGCCATGCTGAGCAACCGCAGCAAAGGCAGTTGCGAGGGCGGCGCATTCTACACCTACGACGCGTTCGTCAAGGCCGCGAGCAACTTCCCTGCCTTCGGCAACACCGGCGACGACAAGACCCGCAGACGGGAGCTCGCCGCCTTCTTCGGGCAGACCTCCCACGAAACCGTTG TTAACGGTTACAGTGACTTCAACTACCGGCAAGCCGGGGAGGCGTTGGGGCTGGACCTGCTAGACAACCCGGACATGGTGTCGACGGACCCCGTGGTGGCGTTCAAGACGGCCATCTGGTGGTGGATGACGCCTCAGGCGCCCAAACCATCGTGTCACGCCGTGATGACCGATGGCTGGACACCTTCTGCCCAAGATGTCGACACCGGGATGCTCCCCGGCTACGGCATGACCACCAACATCTTCAACGGCTCGGCGGAGTGCGGGAAGGGCTACCGGACCCCGCAAGCCATGGACCGG GCCGGCTTCTTTGATGACAATCAGAGCATGGAAGACGACTTCGAGAAAGGAACAGCGCCCAAGCGGTTTTGCTACAGCGACTTGGCCATGGCCATCGACAACTTTTCCGACGATAAGAAGCTCGGACAAGGGGGCTTCGGCTCGGTGTACAAAGGATTCCTCAAGGAACTGAACCTTCACGTGGCCATCAAAAGAGTCTCCAAGGGCTCCAAGCAGGGGAGGAAGGAGTATGCCTCTGAGGTGAGGGTCATAAGCCGGCTTCGTCACAAGAATCTCGTGCAGCTTATCGGCTGGTGCCATGGAGGCCGCGAACTGCTCCTCGTCTATGAGTTGATGCCCAACGGCAGCCTTGACAGACATCTCTACGCTGCCAATAACGTCATGCTTCCATGGTCGGTTAG GCATGAGATTGTGTTTGGGTTAGGATCCGCGCTTCTCTACCTACATCAGGAGTGGGAGCAGTGCGTCCTGCATAGGGACATCAAGCCAAGCAACGTCATGCTGGATGCGTCCTTCAACACCAAGCTTGGCGACTTCGGTCTCGCCAGGCTGGTCGAACACGGCCAAGGTTCGCTCACCACAACGCATGCCGGCACAATGGGATACATGGATCCAGAATGCATGATCACTTGCAGGGCCAACACCGAGTCAGATGTTTACAGCTTCGGCGTTGTCCTCCTCGAGATCGCCTGCGGCAGACGGCCCGTGGTGGTGGttcaacaacaagaagaagatgatgatgaagatgcgGTCCACTTGGCTCAGTGGGTCTGGAGCTCGTATGGAAGAGGGAAGATTCTGGACGCCGCTGACACACGGCTGGGAGGAGAATTCGACGCCCAGGAGATGGAGTGCGTGCTGATCGTCGGGCTCTGGTGTGCTCAGCTTGATCTAAAGCTCAGACCGTCTATGAGGCAGGCTCTCAACGTGCTGCGGTTTGAGGCGCCcctgcctcccctcccctcaaGGATGCTGGCTGCAAGCTACATGCCACCGGTCAGTGCTACCGAGAGCTGCACATCTTCACCGACGGTAACACGCCACGTCAACGGCATCATGTGTACATCTTTGGGGGCAGCAACAGCGCGGCCACCACTCAGTCGAGCTTGA
- the LOC109738330 gene encoding splicing factor U2af large subunit A codes for MVALQGQLPELPAADPGMFPNMLPNTFNLSALGQPLPRHSRLLVILGVFTLVDFLRSLMNRRLLYSSIKLWLLSGETHLV; via the exons ATGGTCGCATTGCAAG GTCAGCTACCAGAACTTCCTGCTGCTGATCCTGGGATGTTTCCGAACATGCTCCCGAACACGTTCAATTTATCCGCTCTAGGACAG CCACTGCCACGACACAGTAG GTTACTCGTCATTCTCGGCGTGTTTACTTTGGTGGACTTCCTCCGATCACTAATGAACAG ACGGTTGCTCTATTCTTCAATCAAGTTGTGGCTGCTATCGGGGGAAACACATTTGGTCTAG